GAAAAACCGCTGTGGCCGAAGATGCCCATAAAATACTGGCCAAACAGCGCATAGATAATGGCGAACGTCGCCAGGCTGGGAATAAACAGGCCGGTGGTGCGGCGCGCGGCCTCAAACAGTACGCCGATGCCCAGCGCCGCCATCAGGTAATCGGTGGTATTGGGCAGGCTCTTGCGCACCACGTGCAGGTCGAGATAGTTAAAATAGAAATAGCCGTAGCCGATCAGCGTCAGCACGATAAACAGATAGTCCCAGGCGTTAAATTTGGCCGTCGCGTGCTTTTTGGAGAACGGGAACAAAATAAAGCCCAACACCAAAATCCCGGTCAGGAAAGTGGTATTGCGATAAAACTCCTGGGTATTGGCCAGCGCGTTGGAATAAACGGCGTACAGCGAAATCGCGATCGCCAGCACGGTGGCGAACAGCGCATAGCGTCCGGCCAGCGGGCGGCTGCCGGCGCCCGCCTCTTTATCCAGCGAGGTATCCGGCTGCGGCGTCAAGGGCGTGGTGTTCATAGCGCCTCCGTAGCGCGATCGGCGCGCGCTTCTGGTGGAATAAGCTCGGCGGGGACATTAACCCCGGCTTCACGGAAATAGGTGTACGCCCCCAGATGCAGAGGCACCGACACCCCTTTCAGGGCATTTTCCAGCGAGATGTTTTTGGCCGCGCTGTGCACCTGATGCACTTCCGGCAGGTTCTCAAACATCGCCTTGGTCAGGTCATAGACAATCTTGTCATCAATGCCGCGCGTGGTGACCAGAATATTAGGCTGCGCGATGGTCGCCACCGCCTTGGTTTGCCGCGGGTAGGTATCCGCCGCAATCACGAAGCGGAACCAGGCGTTGGCGACGGCGTTAATGCTGGCCATCTGCTCATCGGTCACTTCCAGAATGCGCGAGGGCACGCCGCTGGCGTACATATCGGTCACCGCGGCGGCAGGCACGCCGGCAGGCAGCGCGCCGCCGTCAAGCCGCCCATCGCGCATCGCCGAGACGGTGTCGCCATAGCCCAGGTATTCCGGCGAAATGTTTTTCTTGCTCATGTTGACGCCGCGCAGGATAACCAGCGTCGACTGCTCCGTGCCGCTGGCCTGCGGCCCCACCGAGAAACGGCTGCCGGCGATGTCGTTCAGCGTGCCGTCCTTGACCTTACTTTCCAGCATCACAAAATGCTCGACGTTGGGCCACAGCATGGAGATAGAGCGCAGGTCGCCGTAGGCGCGCCCGGCAAAGTTCCCCACGCCCTGATAGGCCTCAACCGCCAGCAGGCTCTGCAAAATGGCCAGTTGGGCCTCATCCTTCTGCAGCAGATCGATATTCTCGATCGAGCCGGCGGAAGACTGCCCGGTCACCTGAATACCATCCGGCTTCAGCCGGGTGCTCCAGACATTAGCCAGACCGACCCCCATCGGGTAATACGTTCCCCCGGTTGAGGCGGTCGCTACGGACAGGAATGTCTTGTTTTCATTCTCTATTTTGCCGACGACCGCCAGTACCGCCACGGCAACGGCCGCAAAGGCGAACAGCAACAGTTTGATTTTTCTATTTTTCATTAAATTCACCCGATGTTTTGAAACAAATAGAAAACATTTACCTAAACTTGTATACAACATGACAAATTCGTTTAGCTAACCGCCATTGGCGGATTTGTGATCGGGATGAGCAAAAAACGGGCGATGCGGCGACAGGAATGTGACGCAGATAAAAGATCGGCAGCGGAATTGAAAATGCGGGAAAAAGCGGGGAAAAACGGCCGGCGCCCTCAGAACGAGCGCGCCGGTTTATCGTGCGTTACTGGTGGTGACGCACCGCGCGCAGGAACTCCTGACGCGTGTTCTGGCTGGACTTGAACAGCCCGCCCAGTGACGTGGTGGTGGTGGCGCTGGTGGCGTCACGGATGCCGCGCGCCTTCACGCAGTAGTGCACCGCGTCAATGGACACCGCCACGTTGTTGGTGCCAAGCAGCGTTTGCAGCGCGATCAGGATCTGCTGGGTCAGACGCTCCTGCACCTGCGGACGCTGGGCGAAGAACTGGACGATACGGTTGATCTTGGACAGGCCGATCACCCCGTCTTTCGGGATATAGGCCACGGTGGCCTTACCGTCGATGGTGACAAAATGGTGTTCGCAGGTGCTGGTCAGGGTGATATCACGCACCGTCACCATTTCATCTACCTTCATTTTGTTTTCAATGACGGTGATCTTCGGGAAATTGGCATAATCCAGACCGGAAAAGATCTCATCGACATACATCTTGGCGATGCGATGCGGGGTTTCCGCCAGGCTGTCATCGGTCAGATCGAGATTCAGCAGCTGCATGATTTCCGTCATGTGCTCCTGAATACGCCGTTTACGCGTTTCGCGATCCAGCATTTCACCGCGCAGCGGGGTTTCCAGGCCGCGAGCCTCCAGCGCTGCGTGTACCAGAGCCGCTTCTTTACTGAGTGTCGTCATTTGTGTGTCTCCAGCAGGTGGCCCTTGCGCAGGCGGCCGGCCGGCCACCCAACGTTCGGGGCTACTCTCTTTATAACTGCAAGGGTTCCGCATGGCTTCTGTCCGCCAGACTCCGGATGCTGGCGGCTGGCAAACAAACTTTCCTCAGCCGCTTAGCGCACTAAACAGCAGGGAATAAGAAGCGCAGCCAACGCGCCGGCAACTTGAAAGGAGGAAGAATAGAGCGTGAACCCGATCAAGATTTTGCCCCCACTGTAGAGGAGAGTGAGACGTTTATCCAGTGATTGTGTTTCAACCAGCGATGAAAAATCCGCATCTGCCCGGCAGAAATACCTGCCGCCGCTCCCTCACTCCCCCGCCAGCTGGCGTCGCGCGGCGCGTGCGGGGATTTTGATCACCAGCAGCCCGGCCACCACCAGCCCCAGCGTCGCCACATACAACGCCGGCTCCAGGCTCTGGGTCAGCGCGGTGGAAAGCGCGGACAGCATCGGCCCAGCCAGTTGGCCGACGGCGTAGCCGGTGGTCAGCAGCCCGGCCATATAGCGGGCATGGTTCGGCGCCAGCTCGCGGCCGTGCTGAATCGACAGCTGCACCACGCTGAGGAAACCGCCGCCGGTTAACAGTGCCCCCAACAGCAGCCCGCTGACGCCCGGCAGCGCTTCGGCGCACAGTACGCCCAGCGCCTGCACCCACAGCGTCAGCGCCAGCCGGCTCTGGGTGGTCAGCCGATGGCGGGTCAGGATGCCGATGATAATCCCCAGCACCGCCGCGCCGCCGAAAATCGGCCAGACGAACTGGGCGAACAGGCTGCCGGGAAAGCGCGCGGCGGCCATCTGCGACAAAAAGGTCGCCGGCAGAATATAGCCGAAGCCCGCCAGGCTGTAGCTCCACACCAGCCGTTTCAGCGCCGGCGTCAGCCGCAGCGGCTCCGCTGCCGCCTCGGCGCGCTGCAGCTCTCCCGCACGCGGCAGACTGAAACTGATGGCGCCGACCAGCATCAGAGCCGCCACGCCGTACAGCAGCCAGGCCTGCGCCGCGCTCAGCGCCAGACTGTGGATGGCCACCGCCAGCATGCCGCTGATAAAAATTCCCGCGCCGGGGCCGGCGAAGACCGCCGCACTCAGCGCCGGGCGGCCGTAGTGCGCCAGACGCTCGTTGGTCCAGGCCGCCACCAGCACCATCGCCCAGCCGCTGGCCCAACCGATAACAAAACGCAGCGCGCCGTGCCACACTGCGCCTTCCGCCCATGCCGACAGCAGCGTCAGCGCCACCGCGCCCCACACGCCCAGCCACAGGCGGCGTTCAACGTGGCGACTGGCGCGCATCGCGTCATAGGCGCCGCACAGGTAACCCAGATAGTTCAGCGCCGCCACCAGCCCGGCGCTGGTCAGCGTTAACTGGTGTTCGACAATCATCAGCGGCACCTGCGGCGTAAACGCGAAGCGGCCGATGCCCATTGCTACAATTAAAGCGATAAAGCCGCTTAAGGCTATTTTGAGCGCCATAACATTATCCCGATAGTGAAAAGAAAGTTGCCACTATCATGCCGTCGCATTACACTCACAAAAACTGAATAATCATCACAAAGTTGCTTACGAAAAGAGAACGGTATGGATCTGACCCAGCTTCGTATGTTTTGCAGCGTCGCCGAAACCGGCTCTGTCGCCCGCGCGGCCGAACTGCTGCACCGGGTGCCGTCGAACCTGACCACCCGCCTGCGCCAGCTTGAACAGGAGCTGGGCACCGATCTGTTTATCCGTGAGAAACAGCGCCTGCGGCTGTCGCCGATGGGGCACAACTTTCTGTGTTACGCCAACCGTATTCTGGCGCTGAGCGAAGAAGCGCTGAGCATCACCCACGCCGGCGAACCGGCGGGCACCTTTGCCCTCGGCTCAATGGAAAGCACCGCCGCCACCCGTCTGCCCACCCTGCTGGCCGCTTACCACCAGCGCTATCCCCAGGTTTCCCTGTCGCTGGTCACCGACACCTCCGGGGAGATTACCGAGCGCGTACGCGCCGGCACCCTGGCGGCGGCGCTGGTGGACGGCCCGCTGCAGCATGACGAACTCAACGGCTGCATCGCCTTCGCCGAACATATGGTGGTGATTTCCAGCCTTGACCATGCCGATATCCACAGCGCGCAGGACGCGCGCGGAGAGACGCTGTTCGCCTTCCGCCCCAGCTGCTCCTACCGGCTGCGGTTGGAAGCCTGGTACAAACGCGATGGCGTGCAGCCCGGTCAGGTGATGGAGATCCAGTCCTACCACGCGATGCTGGCCTGCGTGGCCAGCGGCGCCGGGCTGGCGATGATCCCGCATTCGGTGCTCACCCTGCTGCCCGGCCATGAGCGGGTGAAGGTGCACACGCTGCCTGATGATATCGCCGAGACCGCCACCTGGCTGCTGTGGCGGCGCGACGCCTTCAGCCCCAACGTGCGCGCGCTGAAACAACTGATTATTGAACTGGCTGAAATGCCGCAAACACAACATGAACCTGCCTAACCCTTTACCCAAGATCACTGAGGAGACGATGATGGAGATGATCAAAACCCGCGCGGCCGTAGCCTGGGGCCCCAACCAACCGCTGAAGATCGAAGAAGTCGATCTGATGCCGCCGCAAAAAGGCGAGGTGCTGGTGCGGATCGTCGCCAGCGGCGTCTGTCATACCGACGCCTATACGCTGTCCGGCAAAGATCCGGAAGGCGTCTTCCCGGCGATCCTCGGCCATGAGGGCGGCGGCGTGGTCGAGGCGGTCGGCGAAGGCGTCACCAGCGTCGCCGTCGGCGATCACGTGATTCCGCTCTACACGCCGGAATGCGGCGAGTGTAAGTTCTGTAAATCCGGCAAGACCAACCTGTGCCAGGCGATCCGCACCACCCAGGGCAAGGGCCTGATGCCGGACGGCACCACCCGCTTCTTTAAAGACGGCCAGCCGATCTTCCACTATATGGGCACCTCCACCTTCTCCGAGTACACCGTAGTGCCGGAAATCTCACTGGCGAAAATCAGCAAAGAAGCGCCGCTGGAAGAAGTGTGCCTGCTGGGCTGCGGCGTCACCACCGGTATGGGCGCGGTCATCAACACCGCCAACGTTCAGCCGGGTGATACGGTCGCCATTTTCGGCCTCGGCGGCATCGGCCTGTCGGCGATTATCGGCGCGCAGATGGCCGGCGCCGGCCGCATTATCGGCATCGACATCAACACCAGCAAATTCGATCTGGCGCGCAAGCTGGGCGCCACCGATCTGATCAACCCGCAGGATTATGACAAGCCGATTCAAGAAGTGATCGTCGAGCTGACCGACGGCGGCGTGGACTTCTCCTTTGAGTGCATCGGCAACGTTAACGTGATGCGTTCCGCACTGGAGTGCTGCCACAAAGGCTGGGGCGAATCGGTGATTATCGGCGTGGCCGGCGCCGGTGAAGAGATCGCCACCCGTCCCTTCCAGCTGGTGACCGGGCGCGTCTGGCGCGGCTCTGCATTCGGCGGCGTCAAAGGCCGTTCGCAGCTGCCGGGCATCGTGCAGCGCTACCTGGACGGCGAATTTGCACTGAACGACTTTATCACCCACACCATGCCGCTGGAGCAGATTAACGACGCCTTCGATCTGATGCACGAAGGCAAATCGATCCGTTCCGTGGTGCATTTCGCTAAGCGCTGAGCAGGGAGGCGAATTGATTATGACGACGTCACTCGAACTGCTTGAAGAACACCGAATGTTCGGCGGCTGGCAGCAACGCTACCGTCATACGGCGCAGACCCTGAACTGCCCGATGACCTTCAGCATCTACCTGCCGCCGCCGCGTGATGACAACCCGCCGCCGGTGCTGTACTGGCTGTCGGGGCTGACCTGCAACGACGAGAACTTCACCCTGAAAGCCGGCGCGCAGCGCATCGCCGCCGAGCTGGGGCTGGTGCTGGTGATGGCCGATACCAGCCCGCGCGGCGACGACGTGCCGGACGACGAAGGCTACGACCTCGGCCAGGGCGCCGGGTTCTACCTCAACGCCACCCAGGCGCCGTGGGATCGTCACTTCCGCATGTATGACTACATCAGCGAGGAGCTGCCGGCGCTGATCCGTCAGCACTTCAGCATCAGCGATCGCCAGTCGATCTTCGGCCACTCGATGGGCGGCCACGGCGCGCTGATTATGGCGCTGCGCAACCCGCAGCGTTACCGCTCCGCCTCGGCGTTTGCGCCGATCGTCAACCCTTGTCAGGTGCCGTGGGGGCGTCGCGCCTTCCGCGCCTATCTGGGCGATGACGAAAGCCAGTGGCTGCAATACGACAGCTGCCACCTGCTGGCTAGCGGTGCGGAAAAGCTGCCGGTGCTGGTCGATCAGGGAGACGACGATCAGTTCCTGGCGGATCAGCTGCAGCCGGCCAAGCTGGCCGAACTGGCGCGCCAGCGCGACTGGCCGCTGACGCTGCGCATCCAGCCGGGCTACGATCACAGCTACTTCACCATCGCCACCTTTATCGAAGACCACCTGCGCTTCCACGCCGAACACCTGTTCCGCTGATGCGCCGGCCGCCGCCCCGTCCGGGGCGGCGTTATTCCTGCCGCCTTACCCTTTCAGCTTCGGATCCAGCGCGTCGCGCAGGCCGTCACCCAACAGGTTAAACGCCAGCACGGTCAGAAAAATCGCCAGACTGGGGAAGATCGCCACGTGCGGCGCGATCACCATATCGGCGCGCGCCTCATTCAGCATCGCCCCCCACTCCGGCGTCGGCGGCTGCGCGCCCAGCCCGAGAAACGACAGGCTGGCGGCGCTAATGATCGAGGTGCCGATGCGCATGGTGAAATAGACCACGATCGACGAGAGGGTGCCGGGCAGAATATGCCGCAGCAAAATGGTGCGGTCAGAGGCGCCGATACTGCGCGCCGACTCGATATAGGTCAGCCGCTTCAGCACCAGCGTATTGCCGCGCACCAGCCGGGCAAACGCCGGAATGCTGAAAATCGCCACCGCCACGATCACGTTGGTCATGCCGCTGCCCATCACCGCCACCACGCCGATCGCCAGCAAAATACCCGGAAAGGCGAACAGCACGTCGCTGATGCGCATTACAATGCGGTCCCACCAGCCCTCGTAATAGCCGGCCAGCAGCCCCAGCACGGTGCCGATCGCGCCGCCGGCCAGCACGGAAAACACGCCGGCGGCCAGCGAAATGCGGGCGCCGATCAGCACCCGGCTGAAGATATCGCGCCCCAGCGAATCCACCCCCAGCCAGTGCACCAGCGACGGCCCTTCGTTCAGCCGGTCGTAATCGAAATAGTTTTCGGCGTCATAGGGCGCCAGCCAGGGCGCAAACAGCGCCGCCGCCACCAGCAGCAGCACGAACAGCCCGGCAAGCAGCGCCACGCGCTGACGGCGGAAACGCCGCCAAAACTCGTGCCAGGGAGTGCGCACCGCGTGCGGATCAAGCTGCGGCATCGCCTTGAGCGCGGCATTGCGTCGCCAGTTAATCATGCGCATCCTCACTGGTAACGTATCGCCGGGTTAATCGCCGCATACAGCATGTCCACCAACAGGTTAATCAAAATAAACTCCAGCGAGAACAGCAGCACCTCGGCCTGAATCACCGGGTAGTCGCGCATCTCCACCGAATCCACCAGCAACCGCCCCAAACCGGGCCAGTTGAAGACCTTTTCCACCACGATCGAACCGCCCAGCAGAAAACCAAACTGCAGCCCCATCATGGTCACCACCGGGATCATCGCGTTGCGCAGCCCGTGTTTAATCACTACCCGGCTTTCACGCACCCCTTTGGCGCGCGCGGTGCGCATATAGTCTTCCTGCATCACCTCAACGAACGACGCGCGGGTAAAGCGCGCCATCACCGCGGCCACCGCCGCCCCCAGCGTGATCGACGGCAGAATATAGTGCCGCCAGCTGTCGGCGCCCACCGTCGGCAGCCAGCCCAGATCGACGGAAAAGATCTGCATCAGCAGCATGCCGAGCGCGAACGCCGGAAAAGAGATGCCGGACACCGCCAGCGTCATGCCCAGACGATCCGGCCAGCGGTTGCGCCAGACGGCGGACGCCACGCCGATCGCCATGCCGAAGATCACCGCCCACGCCATACTGGCGACGGTCAGCCAGAAGGTCGGCATAAAGCGCGTGGCGATCTCTTCGCTCACCGGCCGTTTCGACACCATCGAATGGCCGAAGTCGCCCTGCAGCGCGTTGATAAAAAAGTGCGCGAACTGCTGCGGCAACGGCTTGTCCAGCCCCAGATCCTGACGCACCAGCTGCACCACCGCCTCGTCGGCGTCCGGGCCGGCCGCCAGCCGCGCCGGATCGCCCGGCAGCAGATGCACGAACAGAAAGACCAGCACCGCGACGATCAGCAGCGTCGGGATCAGCCCCAACAGTCGTTTAATAAAATAATTCAGCATCACAGATTCCAGCAACAGCCGGGGCGCAGGGGCAAACCGCGCCCCTGCGCCGCACGTTATTTCAGATCGGCGTCGTCAAAGCTGAACGAGGTGTCCGGCATCACGTAGAACCCGCTCAGCTGCTTGCTGTTCGCCGACAGCAGACGCTCGGTCGCCAGGAAAATCCACGGCGCGTCGGCCCAGATGCGATCCTGCGCGTCCTTATACAGTTGCTGCTTTTTGCTGCGGTCGGTGGTCGCCAGCGCATCGCTCAAGTCCTTATCCACCTGCGGATTGCTGTAAAACGCGGTGTTGAACTGTTTCGGCGGCGCCGCCTGGCTGGCAAACAGCGGCGACAGCGCCCAGTCCGCCTCGCCGGTGGAAGCCGACCAGCCGGTATAGAACATCCGCACGCCGGTGTCCTTCACCCCGACGCTCTCCACCTGCGCCGCACGCTGGCCGGCGTCCATCGCGGTGACCTTCACCTTCACGCCCACCTGCGCCAGCTGCTGCTGGGTAAACTGCAGCACCTTCTGCGCGGTGCTGTGGTTATGGGATGACCACAGCGTGGTGCTGAAACCGTTCGGGTAACCGGCCTCTTTCAGCAGTTCGCGCGCCTTGGCCGGGTCATACGGCCACGGCTGATAGCGGGCGGCGAAGTCGATGGTCGGCGGCAGCGGCCCCTGCGCCGGCGCGGCATAGCCGGCAAAGGCCACCTTGATCAGCGCCTCTTTGTTGATGGCATAGTTCAGCGCCTGACGCACCTTCGGGTTATCGAACGGCTTTTGCGTCACATTCATGCTGATGTAACGCTGCTGGATCGACGGCGCGACCACCAGATTGAGCTTGGCGTTTTTCTCCAGCACCTTGGCCTGCTCGTACGGGATCGGGAACGCAAAGTCGGCCTCGCCGGTTTGCAGCATCGCCGCGCGGGTGTTGTTATCCACCACCGGACGCCAGGTGATGCTGTCCAGCTTCGGCTGCCCCGCCTTCCAGTAGCCGGCAAATTTCTTCACTTTAACGAAGTCGGTCTGGTTCCAGGTTTCAAACTGGTAAGGGCCGGTGCCCACCGGATGGAAACCGATCTGTTTGCCGTACTGCTTCAGCGCCGCCGGCGAGATCATCGCCGCCGCCGGGTGCGCCAGGTTGTTGATAAACGCCGAGAATTGCGTCTTCAGCACGATCTTCACCGTCAGCGGATCGACCACCTCGGTCTTGTCGATCATCTTAAACAGGTTATAGCGCTTGAGGTGGCTGTCCGGATTGCTGGCGCGGTCCAGGTTCGCCTTCACCGCCTCAGCGTTAAAGTCAGTGCCGTCGTGGAACTTCACCCCCGGATGCAGCTTGATGGTATAGCTCAGGCCGTCGTCGCTGACCTGATAGCCGTCCGCCAGCACGTTGACCAGCTTCATATCCTTATCAAAACCGAACAGCCCCTGATAAAACGACTTCGCCACCGCCTGCGACAGCGTGTCGTTGGCGTCGTAAGGGTCGAGCGAGGTGAAATTGGACGCCACGGCGATCACCGCATCCTTCGCCGCCCACGCCGGGCTGCTGCCGACCGCGGCCAGCAGCACGGCAACGGCCAATACACTACGTTTCTGAGTCATGTTGCTTTTCTCCTGGGAGCTAATAGGCACCGGCAATCGGGTGGCGCGCGACAAAATGTCCCGGGCCAACCTCCACCAGCGGTGCGGTAACGGGTTCATCCCCCAGCGCGCGGATCGGGCTGGGAATATCATCTGCCAACAGCGGTTGGCGATGTTGCACATGACGCGGATCGGCCACCGGCACCGCCGCCATCAACTTACGGGTATAGGCATGCTGCGGGTTGGCGAATACCGCCCGCCGCGGGCCGATCTCGACAATCTGGCCGAGATACATCACCGCCACGCGGTGGCTGACGCGCTCCACCACCGCCATATCGTGAGAAATAAACAGGAAGGCGATGCCGAACTCCCGCTGCAGATCGAGCAGCAGGTTCACAATCTGCGCCTGAATGGAGACATCCAGCGCCGATACCGCCTCGTCGGCGATCACCACTTTCGGGTTCAGCGCCAGCGCGCGCGCAATGCAGATACGCTGGCGCTGGCCGCCTGAAAACTCGTGCGGATAGCGCTGCGCGTGCTCCGGCCGCAGCCCCACCCGTTCCAGCAGCCAGGCCACCCGCCGCTGCGCCTGCTCACCGCGGGCGATGTTATGCACCAGCAGCGGCTCCATAATGGAAAAGCCCACCGTCAGGCGCGGGTCCAGCGAGGCGTACGGATCCTGGAAAATAAACTGAATATCGCGCCGCAGATGCTGCAACGCAGAGCCTTTAAGCTGATTGACGGTTTGTCCGTCAAAGGTAATGGTGCCGCGCTGGCTGTCCACCAGCCGCAGCAGCGAACGCCCGGTGGTGGATTTACCGCAGCCGGATTCCCCCACCAACCCCAGCGTTTCGCCGGGATAGAGATCGAAACTGACGTTCTCCACCGCATGCACCCGCCGCGTCACCCGGTTGAAGATGCCGCTGCGCAGGTCAAAGCGCGTCACCAGGTTCTCTACCTGCAGGATCGGCGCGGCACCCGGCGGCACGCTGTCCTGCACCGCTCCCTCCTCCGCCTCGCCCGGCAGGGGGAATTTGGCCGGCAGGTCGCGCTCGGCCATCGCGCCGAGCTTCGGCACCGCCGCCAGCAGCGCCTGGGTATAGGGATGCTGCGGCGCGCTGAACAGCGGGCGCACCGCGTTTTCTTCAACCTTTTCGCCCTGCCGCATCACCAGCACGCGGTCGGCCATTTCCGCCACCACGCCCATATCGTGGGTGATAAATATCACGCCCATCTGCATTTCCTGCTGCAGCAGACGGATCAGCTGCAGGATCTGCGCCTGAATGGTGACGTCCAGCGCGGTGGTCGGCTCATCGGCGATCAGCAGCGCCGGTTTGCACGACAGCGCCATGGCGATCATCACCCGCTGACGCATGCCGCCGGACAGCTGGTGCGGATAGCGGTCAAGCACGTTTCTCGCTTCGGGAATACGCACCAGATCCAGCATGCGCAACGCCTCCTGACGCGCGCTACGGCGATCCATGCCCTGATGCAGACGCAGGGATTCGGCGATCTGCTCACCCACCGGAAATACCGGATTCAGCGAAGTCATCGGTTCCTGAAAGATCATCGCCATATCGGCGCCGCGCAGCGTGCGCAGGGTACGCGGCCGCGTCGCCGCCAGATCCAGAATGTCGCCGTTGCGGCGCCGCAGCGTCATACTGCCGCCGACGATTTGCCCACCGCCCTGCTCCACCAGCCGCATCAGCGCCAGCGAGGTGACGGACTTGCCGGAGCCGGACTCGCCGACCACCGCCAGCGTTTCGCCCCGGTCGACGTCAAAACTGACGCCGCGCACCGCCTCCACCACCGCGTCTTCACTGTGAAAACGCACACGGAGGTCACGCACCGACAGCACCCGCTGCGGTGGCAATATCAGGCTGCCGGCCGACGCCGGTTCGAGAATGTTTTCGCTCATACCGCCTCCGGCCGGTTAACGGTAGATGCCCACCGAAGGGGCATCGCCGACATAGCCGAAGCCGCGGTACATGCCTTCGCTGTTAAACGGCAGCGCGATATTGCCGTGGCGATCGACGGCGATCAGCCCGCCGCTGCCGCCCAGCTGCAGCAGTTTCTCCATCACCACTTTGTCGGTCGCCTGTTGCAGGCTGAGGCCGGCGTACTCAATCAGCGCGGAAACGTCATAGGCCGTGACGCCGCGTATAAAGGTTTCGCCGGTGCCGGTGGTGGAAACCGCCACCGTGGCATTGTTGGCGTAACAGCCGGCGCCGACGATCGGCGTATCGCCGATGCGCCCCGCCTGTTTGTTGGTCATGCCGCCGGTCGAGGTGGCCGCCGCCAGATTGCCGGCGGCGTCCAGCGCCACCGCGCCGACGGTGCCGAATTTGCGGTCGGGATCGATAGGATCGTCATGCAGCGCCGCGACGCCGTCATGATCGAGCAGCACCCGGCCGTGATCCGCCTGAGCGCGGTGCAGTTGATCGAAGCGTTCCTGGGTAAAAAAGAATTCCGGCTCCACCATTTCCAGACCGTGGGCGGCGGCGAATTTTTCCGCCCCGTCGCAGGCAAACATCACGTGCTGGCTCTGTTCCAGCACCGCGCGCGCCGCCAGCACCGGATTGCGCACCCGGCTGACGCCGGCGACCGCCCCGGCGTCGCAGCCGCGGCCGTCCATCACGCAGGCGTCCAGCTCATGGGTGCCTTGATGGGTGAACACCGCGCCCTTACCGGCGTTGAACAACGGGCACTCTTCCAACAGCCTGACCGCCTCGGTCACCGCGTCCAGCGCGCTGCCGCCGTCGGCCAGCACCGTCTGCCCGGCCGCCACCACGGACGATAATGCCTGAATATACTGTTGCTCTTTCTCCGCATTCATTGCCGCACGGCTGATTGCGCCCGCGCCGCCGTGAATGGCAATCACTGGTTTGCTCATGGCCTGTCACCCTGTCTTAACGCTCAGATCCCATTGATATGA
The nucleotide sequence above comes from Serratia rhizosphaerae. Encoded proteins:
- the ptrR gene encoding putrescine utilization regulator PtrR, whose protein sequence is MDLTQLRMFCSVAETGSVARAAELLHRVPSNLTTRLRQLEQELGTDLFIREKQRLRLSPMGHNFLCYANRILALSEEALSITHAGEPAGTFALGSMESTAATRLPTLLAAYHQRYPQVSLSLVTDTSGEITERVRAGTLAAALVDGPLQHDELNGCIAFAEHMVVISSLDHADIHSAQDARGETLFAFRPSCSYRLRLEAWYKRDGVQPGQVMEIQSYHAMLACVASGAGLAMIPHSVLTLLPGHERVKVHTLPDDIAETATWLLWRRDAFSPNVRALKQLIIELAEMPQTQHEPA
- a CDS encoding TAXI family TRAP transporter solute-binding subunit translates to MKNRKIKLLLFAFAAVAVAVLAVVGKIENENKTFLSVATASTGGTYYPMGVGLANVWSTRLKPDGIQVTGQSSAGSIENIDLLQKDEAQLAILQSLLAVEAYQGVGNFAGRAYGDLRSISMLWPNVEHFVMLESKVKDGTLNDIAGSRFSVGPQASGTEQSTLVILRGVNMSKKNISPEYLGYGDTVSAMRDGRLDGGALPAGVPAAAVTDMYASGVPSRILEVTDEQMASINAVANAWFRFVIAADTYPRQTKAVATIAQPNILVTTRGIDDKIVYDLTKAMFENLPEVHQVHSAAKNISLENALKGVSVPLHLGAYTYFREAGVNVPAELIPPEARADRATEAL
- the folE gene encoding GTP cyclohydrolase I FolE, with product MTTLSKEAALVHAALEARGLETPLRGEMLDRETRKRRIQEHMTEIMQLLNLDLTDDSLAETPHRIAKMYVDEIFSGLDYANFPKITVIENKMKVDEMVTVRDITLTSTCEHHFVTIDGKATVAYIPKDGVIGLSKINRIVQFFAQRPQVQERLTQQILIALQTLLGTNNVAVSIDAVHYCVKARGIRDATSATTTTSLGGLFKSSQNTRQEFLRAVRHHQ
- the gsiD gene encoding glutathione ABC transporter permease GsiD; translated protein: MRMINWRRNAALKAMPQLDPHAVRTPWHEFWRRFRRQRVALLAGLFVLLLVAAALFAPWLAPYDAENYFDYDRLNEGPSLVHWLGVDSLGRDIFSRVLIGARISLAAGVFSVLAGGAIGTVLGLLAGYYEGWWDRIVMRISDVLFAFPGILLAIGVVAVMGSGMTNVIVAVAIFSIPAFARLVRGNTLVLKRLTYIESARSIGASDRTILLRHILPGTLSSIVVYFTMRIGTSIISAASLSFLGLGAQPPTPEWGAMLNEARADMVIAPHVAIFPSLAIFLTVLAFNLLGDGLRDALDPKLKG
- a CDS encoding S-(hydroxymethyl)glutathione dehydrogenase/class III alcohol dehydrogenase, with product MEMIKTRAAVAWGPNQPLKIEEVDLMPPQKGEVLVRIVASGVCHTDAYTLSGKDPEGVFPAILGHEGGGVVEAVGEGVTSVAVGDHVIPLYTPECGECKFCKSGKTNLCQAIRTTQGKGLMPDGTTRFFKDGQPIFHYMGTSTFSEYTVVPEISLAKISKEAPLEEVCLLGCGVTTGMGAVINTANVQPGDTVAIFGLGGIGLSAIIGAQMAGAGRIIGIDINTSKFDLARKLGATDLINPQDYDKPIQEVIVELTDGGVDFSFECIGNVNVMRSALECCHKGWGESVIIGVAGAGEEIATRPFQLVTGRVWRGSAFGGVKGRSQLPGIVQRYLDGEFALNDFITHTMPLEQINDAFDLMHEGKSIRSVVHFAKR
- the fghA gene encoding S-formylglutathione hydrolase codes for the protein MTTSLELLEEHRMFGGWQQRYRHTAQTLNCPMTFSIYLPPPRDDNPPPVLYWLSGLTCNDENFTLKAGAQRIAAELGLVLVMADTSPRGDDVPDDEGYDLGQGAGFYLNATQAPWDRHFRMYDYISEELPALIRQHFSISDRQSIFGHSMGGHGALIMALRNPQRYRSASAFAPIVNPCQVPWGRRAFRAYLGDDESQWLQYDSCHLLASGAEKLPVLVDQGDDDQFLADQLQPAKLAELARQRDWPLTLRIQPGYDHSYFTIATFIEDHLRFHAEHLFR
- a CDS encoding YbfB/YjiJ family MFS transporter, encoding MALKIALSGFIALIVAMGIGRFAFTPQVPLMIVEHQLTLTSAGLVAALNYLGYLCGAYDAMRASRHVERRLWLGVWGAVALTLLSAWAEGAVWHGALRFVIGWASGWAMVLVAAWTNERLAHYGRPALSAAVFAGPGAGIFISGMLAVAIHSLALSAAQAWLLYGVAALMLVGAISFSLPRAGELQRAEAAAEPLRLTPALKRLVWSYSLAGFGYILPATFLSQMAAARFPGSLFAQFVWPIFGGAAVLGIIIGILTRHRLTTQSRLALTLWVQALGVLCAEALPGVSGLLLGALLTGGGFLSVVQLSIQHGRELAPNHARYMAGLLTTGYAVGQLAGPMLSALSTALTQSLEPALYVATLGLVVAGLLVIKIPARAARRQLAGE